The proteins below come from a single Armatimonadota bacterium genomic window:
- the gap gene encoding type I glyceraldehyde-3-phosphate dehydrogenase: MAVRVGINGFGRIGRLSLRTILERHPDSIEVVAVNDLTDTKTNAHLLKYDSTYGNFNGEVSHDDSSFTVNGKSIKVFAERDPGSIPWDSEGVDLVIESTGFFTDATKAVDHRKHGVKKVIISAPAKNEDITVVLGVNDGMYDPSKHHVISNASCTTNGLAPVAKVLHEKFGIDKGLLTTVHAFTNSQRTQDTASKDLRDARAASQNIVPSSTGAARAVGLVIPELVGKFTGMAFRVPVPTVSVVDFTAVLNKEASVAEINAAMKEYAEGAMKGILQYTEEPLVSTDLRGNTHSSIFSALDTITIGNMAKVVSWYDNEWGYSCRIADIVDFVAKAGL, encoded by the coding sequence ATGGCAGTTCGCGTCGGCATTAACGGTTTTGGAAGGATTGGAAGACTCTCCCTACGAACGATCCTGGAACGACACCCGGATTCGATCGAGGTGGTTGCAGTCAACGACCTGACCGACACCAAGACCAATGCTCACCTTCTGAAATACGATTCGACCTACGGCAATTTCAACGGCGAAGTCTCCCACGACGATAGCTCGTTCACGGTAAACGGCAAGTCCATCAAGGTTTTCGCCGAGCGCGATCCGGGCTCGATTCCGTGGGACAGCGAAGGCGTCGATCTCGTCATCGAATCGACCGGTTTCTTCACCGACGCGACGAAGGCGGTCGATCACCGCAAGCATGGCGTCAAGAAGGTCATCATCTCGGCTCCGGCGAAGAACGAGGACATCACGGTTGTGCTGGGCGTTAACGACGGAATGTACGATCCGAGCAAGCACCACGTGATCTCGAATGCGTCGTGTACGACCAACGGCCTGGCTCCGGTCGCCAAGGTGCTTCATGAGAAGTTCGGCATCGACAAGGGGCTTCTCACCACCGTTCACGCTTTTACCAACTCGCAGAGAACGCAGGACACGGCTTCGAAGGACCTGCGCGATGCGCGCGCGGCTTCGCAGAACATCGTTCCTTCCTCGACCGGCGCGGCGCGAGCGGTTGGGCTGGTCATTCCCGAGCTTGTGGGCAAGTTCACGGGTATGGCTTTCCGCGTGCCGGTTCCAACCGTCTCGGTCGTGGACTTTACCGCGGTTCTGAACAAGGAAGCCTCGGTTGCCGAGATCAACGCCGCCATGAAGGAGTACGCCGAAGGTGCGATGAAAGGCATTTTGCAGTACACGGAGGAGCCGCTGGTTTCCACCGACCTGCGCGGCAACACGCACAGTTCGATCTTCAGTGCGCTGGACACCATCACGATTGGCAACATGGCCAAGGTCGTGAGCTGGTACGACAACGAGTGGGGCTATAGCTGTCGAATCGCCGACATCGTCGATTTCGTCGCTAAGGCCGGATTGTAA
- a CDS encoding helix-turn-helix domain-containing protein, with protein MNMEDTAVWKALADETRRGLLDSLKNRPATTGELCEEFAHLDRCTIMKHLCVLEHSNLITFRREGRNRMNFLNPVQLQKIHTRWLTSYTAQRAQSLLNLKERAEGVAPAMPMENTTTLETRAAKYAFDVDIKAPKEKVWNLLTNDSSWFPDAYNSNPRTKGFVMEQKVGGIFYEDYGDGNGKMMGMVVGLDVPNRVQVQGPVTTDFGGPATHMFTMELVETADGCTFKFDDALFGVFPDELLQGRQGAFRDLFGTHLKAAAEKAL; from the coding sequence ATGAATATGGAAGACACCGCGGTTTGGAAAGCGCTCGCCGACGAAACGCGACGAGGTCTGCTCGATAGCTTGAAAAATCGGCCGGCGACCACCGGCGAGCTCTGCGAAGAGTTCGCTCACTTGGATCGCTGTACGATCATGAAGCACCTCTGTGTGCTTGAGCATTCGAACCTCATCACGTTTCGGCGCGAAGGCCGAAACCGCATGAACTTCCTAAACCCGGTTCAACTCCAAAAGATACATACGCGGTGGCTGACCAGCTACACCGCGCAACGGGCCCAGAGCCTGCTGAATTTGAAGGAGCGAGCCGAGGGGGTTGCGCCCGCTATGCCAATGGAAAACACCACAACACTCGAAACACGCGCGGCAAAGTACGCGTTCGACGTCGACATCAAAGCGCCAAAGGAGAAGGTCTGGAACCTTCTCACCAACGACTCGTCCTGGTTTCCCGACGCCTACAACTCCAATCCGCGCACCAAAGGGTTCGTGATGGAGCAGAAGGTCGGGGGCATCTTTTACGAGGATTACGGTGACGGAAACGGGAAGATGATGGGAATGGTCGTCGGCCTCGACGTGCCAAATCGCGTCCAGGTCCAGGGTCCGGTCACCACCGACTTCGGCGGTCCCGCCACCCACATGTTCACCATGGAACTGGTCGAGACCGCCGACGGCTGTACCTTCAAGTTCGACGACGCTCTGTTCGGCGTCTTCCCGGACGAGCTTCTTCAGGGTCGCCAAGGCGCCTTTAGGGACTTGTTCGGAACCCATCTGAAGGCGGCAGCCGAGAAGGCTCTTTAG
- a CDS encoding DUF2961 domain-containing protein: MLSSLIVELFFNPQDTPITTKSLIENRFDLTHEPSPRFTMRQSSSYSPISKTPGNEDWFANDDYGHYLRQEGNEYVMADLKGPGAVVRMWSANPMGTLRMYFDGESQPRVKVNMRDWVQNLQQQMGPIGSEFAFWAGPGWDVYVPMPYEKGVKITMEPGPKDNPKGLYYHVGYRTYAPATQVKTFQPSDLDANLMARPEPSANLHQAVTLTPGSKSTTVQFDGPGKIEDIHLNWNYGAKDLHKTLRSIWVTGTFDGEQTISAPLGDFLAAPFGHGSKDSMEVHLRFDMPFKKSASFTFERNTAFGGDSVLVEFSGESVRYAGNEVINLFHCDFSRDRGRTRPMRDMHWLDAKGTGYLVGCNLLMQNPRREWWGEGDEKIFVDGETFPSFFGTGSEDFLNYAWGSATPFWTPCGSQNYTTTTANSFGYCNISRLMTLDPIPFTKSIKFDVEMWHWADCVATWDRVVYWYAQPGATVVRQARPSWKDLELPDVEDIVHIPGAIEGEDLKYSATGGSSEVQGAFGDMSGRGQIWWMDAPDGAKLNVEVPAADGEYELTLGACFARDYGIHQLYWNGMKLGQPVDFYDDNLQWKQVKLGKVKVTGGKAVFTAECVGANPKAEPRKMFAVDYLLLKKL; this comes from the coding sequence ATGTTGTCGAGCCTCATCGTCGAGCTTTTTTTCAACCCGCAGGACACCCCGATCACCACGAAGTCCCTCATTGAAAATCGATTCGACCTCACTCACGAGCCGTCTCCGCGCTTTACCATGCGGCAGTCGAGTAGCTATTCCCCAATCTCCAAGACGCCGGGGAACGAGGACTGGTTCGCCAACGACGACTACGGCCACTACCTGCGGCAAGAGGGTAACGAGTACGTGATGGCCGACCTAAAAGGCCCGGGCGCGGTGGTGCGAATGTGGTCGGCAAACCCGATGGGAACCCTGCGAATGTACTTCGACGGCGAATCACAGCCTCGCGTGAAGGTCAACATGCGCGACTGGGTGCAGAACCTCCAGCAGCAGATGGGCCCGATCGGCTCCGAATTCGCTTTTTGGGCCGGTCCGGGTTGGGACGTTTATGTGCCGATGCCTTACGAGAAGGGCGTCAAGATCACGATGGAGCCAGGTCCGAAGGATAACCCGAAGGGCCTTTACTACCACGTGGGGTACCGAACCTATGCCCCGGCAACGCAGGTCAAGACTTTCCAGCCGAGCGACCTCGACGCCAATTTGATGGCTCGACCTGAGCCCTCCGCGAACCTGCATCAAGCCGTCACACTGACACCTGGCTCGAAGTCGACGACGGTTCAGTTCGATGGCCCAGGCAAGATCGAAGACATCCATTTGAACTGGAACTACGGCGCCAAGGACCTGCACAAGACGCTTCGCTCGATTTGGGTGACCGGCACCTTCGATGGCGAGCAAACCATCAGCGCACCGCTCGGCGACTTTCTCGCCGCACCGTTTGGGCATGGATCGAAGGACTCGATGGAGGTCCATCTGCGGTTCGATATGCCGTTCAAGAAATCGGCTTCCTTTACCTTTGAGCGCAACACCGCGTTCGGCGGCGACTCGGTTCTCGTCGAGTTCTCGGGCGAGTCCGTGCGATACGCAGGCAACGAGGTCATCAACCTGTTCCACTGCGACTTCAGCCGCGACCGGGGCCGAACGCGACCGATGCGAGACATGCACTGGCTGGACGCCAAGGGAACCGGCTACCTGGTCGGGTGCAACCTACTGATGCAGAACCCGCGGCGCGAATGGTGGGGCGAGGGCGACGAAAAGATCTTCGTTGATGGCGAGACGTTCCCGTCGTTCTTCGGCACCGGTAGCGAGGACTTCCTCAACTACGCCTGGGGTTCAGCCACGCCTTTCTGGACGCCGTGCGGATCGCAAAACTACACGACGACGACCGCCAACAGCTTCGGCTACTGCAACATCTCTCGCCTGATGACCCTCGACCCGATTCCATTCACGAAGTCGATCAAGTTCGACGTCGAGATGTGGCACTGGGCCGACTGCGTCGCGACCTGGGACCGCGTGGTGTATTGGTACGCCCAGCCGGGCGCGACGGTGGTTCGGCAAGCAAGGCCGAGTTGGAAGGACCTGGAACTTCCCGATGTGGAAGACATCGTCCACATTCCCGGCGCGATCGAGGGCGAAGACCTGAAGTACTCGGCGACCGGCGGGTCGTCCGAGGTGCAGGGCGCATTCGGCGACATGTCGGGTCGCGGACAGATTTGGTGGATGGACGCGCCGGACGGCGCTAAGCTGAACGTCGAGGTCCCGGCCGCCGATGGCGAATACGAACTAACCCTTGGCGCATGCTTCGCCCGCGACTACGGCATTCATCAGCTTTATTGGAATGGAATGAAGCTGGGCCAACCGGTCGACTTCTATGACGACAATCTGCAATGGAAGCAGGTGAAGCTCGGAAAGGTGAAGGTGACGGGCGGCAAGGCCGTGTTCACCGCCGAGTGTGTGGGCGCCAACCCGAAGGCCGAGCCGAGGAAGATGTTCGCCGTGGATTACCTGCTTTTGAAGAAACTATAA
- a CDS encoding methyltransferase domain-containing protein, translated as MAKSFIDPALQTYIESVTLKEADILRELREETAQMPDAGYQISPDQGLFMGWLAKATGAKRYLEIGVFTGYSSLVVAQAMGPDSKVVACDINEEFTNVAKRYWSKAGYGDNIELRLGPALDTLDSLIAEGVAPFDIAFIDPDKPNMPNYFERCLKLVRKGGLILSDNVLWAGRIIDPENQEENTNVLRAYNEKLIQDDRVDVVLLPIGDGISMAIVK; from the coding sequence ATGGCCAAGAGCTTTATCGACCCTGCCCTGCAGACCTACATTGAATCGGTCACTCTGAAGGAAGCCGACATCCTGCGCGAACTGCGCGAAGAGACCGCCCAAATGCCGGATGCCGGGTACCAAATCAGTCCGGATCAAGGGTTGTTTATGGGTTGGCTGGCCAAGGCGACGGGGGCAAAGCGATACCTCGAAATTGGCGTCTTCACCGGCTACAGTTCGTTGGTGGTGGCCCAAGCGATGGGACCGGATTCTAAAGTCGTCGCTTGCGATATCAATGAGGAGTTCACCAACGTGGCGAAGCGGTATTGGAGCAAGGCGGGTTACGGCGACAATATCGAACTTCGCCTTGGTCCGGCTCTCGATACGCTCGATTCACTCATTGCCGAAGGGGTTGCGCCGTTCGATATCGCGTTTATCGATCCCGACAAGCCGAACATGCCGAACTACTTTGAACGGTGCCTTAAGCTGGTGCGCAAAGGCGGGCTGATCCTCAGCGACAACGTGCTCTGGGCTGGGCGCATCATCGACCCCGAGAACCAGGAAGAGAATACGAATGTGCTTCGCGCCTACAACGAGAAGCTGATCCAAGACGATCGCGTAGACGTAGTGCTTCTGCCCATCGGCGATGGCATCAGCATGGCGATTGTCAAATAA
- a CDS encoding MFS transporter, whose product MSQVQTQPCWQKRPVQNILIIALFAEIGYATLNLSTMPIYLAEDRHFGTSVIGLVMVTFLLFEAVFKSITGHIADKFGTRKLMIFGPTISIFTSLISIFLPHLDGAPVETLAFIVLRAFDGIAVAMLWPAAFAQMNDVVEDNERQHAMSYLNACYMIGIALAYPLGGIVNDLSGKRYAGIILASVLFAGAAFASQRVAHQTPPVKDEHSSGFQDFVDSLKQIPEYLILAVVTFMGIGFPLTIFKLFPVEEFHMSESLIGFMILPGALAMAGLSGTMAKVGERLGKVKAVHIGLSLCSAGTCVIALGAFLPFLRSPWFLALGGLPIGIGFLLTIPAWMASVSDINPEKRATNIGAVMTAQGVGAMIGAPIGATMYEKLQPLGQQIGLGASFGRYSPFVGCALCVLGGLALSLKILHEPKSSEALPNEYEADADAEVIDTVAVAYEEEPTAPPEPELDSPIIPYEETVQTRNDETLDSPTQ is encoded by the coding sequence ATGAGTCAGGTTCAAACGCAACCGTGCTGGCAGAAAAGGCCAGTCCAAAACATCCTCATCATCGCCCTCTTCGCCGAGATCGGATATGCGACGCTGAACCTATCGACGATGCCGATCTACCTTGCCGAGGACCGGCATTTCGGAACCTCGGTCATCGGCTTGGTCATGGTGACGTTCCTCTTGTTTGAGGCCGTCTTCAAGTCGATCACTGGCCACATCGCCGACAAATTCGGCACCCGAAAGCTGATGATTTTTGGTCCGACGATCAGCATCTTCACCTCGCTCATCAGTATCTTTTTGCCGCATTTGGACGGCGCGCCAGTCGAGACGCTGGCCTTTATTGTCCTGCGCGCCTTCGACGGCATCGCGGTGGCGATGCTGTGGCCGGCGGCCTTCGCGCAGATGAACGACGTGGTCGAGGACAACGAACGCCAGCACGCGATGAGCTACCTCAACGCCTGCTACATGATCGGGATTGCCCTCGCCTATCCGCTCGGGGGCATCGTCAATGACCTTTCCGGCAAGCGCTACGCGGGCATTATCCTTGCCTCGGTCCTGTTTGCGGGAGCGGCTTTTGCCAGCCAACGCGTGGCGCATCAGACGCCGCCGGTCAAAGACGAGCATTCGAGCGGATTCCAAGACTTCGTCGACTCGCTGAAGCAGATTCCCGAGTATCTGATTCTTGCCGTCGTGACCTTCATGGGCATCGGCTTCCCGCTGACGATTTTCAAGCTGTTTCCGGTCGAGGAATTCCACATGAGCGAGTCGCTGATCGGCTTCATGATCCTTCCTGGCGCGTTAGCGATGGCAGGCCTGAGCGGGACGATGGCCAAGGTTGGCGAGCGGCTCGGCAAGGTCAAGGCCGTTCACATCGGGCTCTCGCTTTGTTCGGCGGGAACCTGTGTGATTGCGCTCGGAGCCTTTCTACCGTTCCTGCGTTCGCCGTGGTTTTTGGCGCTGGGCGGGCTGCCCATCGGTATTGGGTTCCTGTTGACGATTCCGGCCTGGATGGCGAGCGTCAGCGACATCAATCCCGAGAAGCGGGCCACAAACATTGGCGCGGTCATGACGGCTCAGGGTGTGGGGGCTATGATCGGCGCGCCCATCGGTGCAACGATGTACGAAAAGCTTCAGCCGCTCGGTCAGCAGATTGGTCTCGGAGCGTCGTTCGGTCGTTACTCGCCGTTTGTGGGCTGCGCGCTTTGTGTGCTGGGCGGGCTGGCCCTAAGCTTGAAAATCCTGCACGAGCCGAAGTCCAGCGAGGCGTTGCCCAACGAGTATGAGGCTGACGCGGACGCCGAGGTGATCGATACTGTGGCGGTGGCGTACGAAGAGGAGCCCACGGCTCCACCAGAGCCCGAACTTGATTCGCCGATCATTCCGTATGAAGAAACGGTGCAAACGAGGAACGACGAGACTCTCGACTCTCCGACGCAGTAA
- a CDS encoding PadR family transcriptional regulator translates to MDFRSDVEAMVLGVLQDQPGYGYEIAKRIRELSEDLFKYGEAQLYPALRKLEENGYVTAEWVVQEGKPNRRVYSITEDGSRFLRERQQEFEKFVDKVNAVMKPAKAWAVGHA, encoded by the coding sequence ATGGACTTTAGAAGTGATGTCGAGGCGATGGTTTTGGGTGTTCTCCAAGACCAGCCCGGCTATGGATATGAGATCGCTAAGCGCATCCGCGAACTGAGCGAAGATTTGTTTAAGTACGGCGAGGCCCAACTGTATCCGGCCCTGCGCAAATTGGAAGAGAACGGCTATGTCACCGCCGAGTGGGTCGTGCAGGAAGGCAAGCCGAATCGGCGAGTTTATTCGATCACCGAAGACGGCTCTCGCTTTCTTCGCGAGCGGCAACAGGAGTTTGAGAAGTTTGTCGACAAAGTGAACGCGGTGATGAAGCCGGCGAAAGCGTGGGCGGTGGGCCATGCATAG
- a CDS encoding tyrosine--tRNA ligase produces the protein MTQDEQLQIIRRGTTEIIGESDILERIKAGRTLRVKLGVDPTAKDVTLGWAVVLRKLRDFQKLGHIACLIIGDFTAQIGDPSGKSKTRKQLTREEVQANVDAVSKQFFRILDPERTEIYYNKDWLGKMSFEDVIRLCSRYTVARIMERDDFTKRFENHEPIAMHEILYPLCQGMDSVEIKSDIEIGGNDQKFNNLVGRTLMEQYGLEPQAVVLCPLLVGTDGKEKMSQSLGNYISVTDEPNTMFGKTMSIPDETIANWFELCTDVPLSEVAEMMGPGKNPRDAKIRLAKEIVALYHSSEAADEAERYFIETFSQRKVVTDAEEAEIPADLVIEGFVSLPALIAALGLAESNGKAKSLIGAGAVALDGEKVSDLRIGMDALVGCVLKVGKHQFRKLV, from the coding sequence ATGACCCAAGACGAACAGCTTCAGATCATCCGGCGAGGCACGACCGAAATCATCGGCGAGTCGGATATTTTAGAGCGCATCAAAGCTGGTCGGACCTTGCGAGTCAAGCTCGGTGTGGACCCGACAGCCAAGGACGTCACGCTTGGCTGGGCGGTGGTGCTCCGCAAGCTGCGCGATTTTCAGAAACTCGGCCATATCGCCTGCCTGATCATCGGAGATTTTACGGCGCAGATCGGCGACCCGAGCGGCAAAAGCAAGACCCGTAAACAGCTTACCCGGGAAGAGGTTCAGGCCAACGTCGATGCCGTTTCGAAGCAGTTCTTTCGAATTCTGGACCCGGAAAGGACCGAGATTTACTACAACAAGGATTGGCTGGGCAAGATGTCGTTTGAGGATGTGATTCGCTTGTGCTCGCGGTACACAGTGGCGCGCATCATGGAGCGTGACGACTTCACAAAGCGGTTTGAGAACCACGAGCCGATCGCCATGCACGAGATTCTATATCCGCTTTGTCAGGGCATGGATTCGGTGGAGATCAAGAGCGACATCGAGATCGGCGGGAACGATCAGAAGTTCAATAACCTGGTCGGGCGGACCCTGATGGAGCAATACGGCTTGGAGCCGCAGGCGGTTGTTTTGTGCCCGTTGCTGGTGGGGACTGACGGCAAGGAGAAGATGTCGCAGTCGCTGGGGAACTACATCTCGGTTACGGACGAGCCGAACACGATGTTTGGCAAGACGATGTCGATTCCCGACGAGACCATTGCGAATTGGTTCGAGCTGTGTACGGATGTGCCGCTTTCTGAGGTCGCTGAAATGATGGGGCCGGGCAAGAATCCGCGGGATGCCAAAATTCGATTGGCGAAGGAGATCGTGGCTTTGTACCATTCTTCTGAGGCGGCAGATGAGGCTGAGCGCTACTTCATTGAGACGTTTAGTCAGCGGAAGGTTGTGACCGATGCGGAGGAGGCGGAAATTCCGGCGGATTTGGTGATCGAGGGGTTTGTGTCGCTTCCGGCTTTGATCGCGGCTTTGGGCTTGGCCGAGTCTAACGGGAAAGCTAAATCCCTAATTGGAGCGGGAGCCGTTGCCTTGGATGGCGAAAAGGTTTCGGACCTGCGAATTGGGATGGACGCCTTGGTTGGGTGCGTTCTGAAAGTAGGGAAGCACCAGTTTCGAAAGTTGGTCTGA
- a CDS encoding M20/M25/M40 family metallo-hydrolase — protein sequence MKLHYPITLLIASVACLSQAQFSTGMRAVPADLKPGFDSIMTQDGKNFLTFLSEKCEGRGTGQPGFQKAMDYMAAHFKEYGLKPIMPDGSYFQLVDFWRTGPDLGASKLSSPRYTATTKEIGISRNGTLDASGDVVFVYAKGDLERLTDEVKDAVKDKIVIAKNDSSFKNLENYLMGADAKTVISIVDKLPEANWNASRNEPSLSSTLARLAITEKTLHKLIGKEDLEKMKAIMSSPVPAGNVVVTPISEQLTAGSKSVVEKIKVGNVVAKLEGSDPALRDEFIGVGAHLDHLGKRGDVVYPGADDDGSGTTALLQIAKAMSINPIKPKRTVIFMSFYGEEMGLLGSRTFSDNPPIDLTKMIAELQMDMVGRNSVGPQNGDPNRVDKEEENRDTIRLVGSKRISTALDKIIQDQNESIGYRFKYDAEDVYTRSDHYNFARKGIPIAFFFTGFHPDYHKPTDTIEKINFDKIANTAKLVYLTIFKLGDHEGMLPHDVDQSGGGL from the coding sequence ATGAAACTCCATTATCCGATCACTCTTTTGATCGCTAGTGTGGCCTGTCTTTCCCAAGCCCAATTCTCAACCGGAATGCGAGCTGTTCCGGCTGATCTCAAGCCCGGATTCGACTCCATCATGACCCAAGATGGCAAGAATTTCCTCACCTTCCTCTCCGAAAAATGTGAAGGTCGCGGCACCGGTCAACCCGGCTTCCAAAAGGCGATGGACTACATGGCGGCCCACTTCAAAGAATATGGTCTCAAGCCGATCATGCCGGACGGAAGCTATTTCCAACTCGTAGACTTCTGGCGAACTGGCCCCGACCTCGGAGCCTCAAAACTTTCAAGCCCTCGCTACACCGCAACGACCAAGGAAATCGGCATCTCTCGCAATGGCACTTTAGATGCGTCGGGTGACGTCGTCTTCGTCTACGCAAAAGGCGACCTTGAACGACTCACCGACGAGGTCAAAGATGCAGTCAAGGACAAGATCGTGATCGCCAAAAACGACTCCTCCTTCAAGAATCTTGAAAACTACCTAATGGGTGCCGACGCCAAAACCGTTATCAGCATCGTCGACAAACTGCCCGAGGCGAACTGGAATGCCTCGCGCAACGAACCCTCACTCAGCTCAACTCTTGCCCGACTCGCAATCACGGAAAAGACTCTCCACAAGCTCATCGGCAAGGAAGACCTCGAAAAAATGAAAGCCATAATGTCCAGCCCGGTCCCGGCGGGCAACGTGGTCGTGACTCCGATCTCCGAGCAACTAACGGCAGGCTCCAAGTCCGTGGTCGAAAAGATCAAAGTCGGAAACGTGGTCGCCAAGCTGGAAGGTTCCGACCCCGCCCTGCGGGACGAATTCATAGGAGTCGGTGCCCACCTCGATCACCTCGGCAAACGAGGCGATGTCGTGTACCCGGGCGCGGATGACGACGGCTCCGGTACTACTGCCCTTCTGCAGATCGCAAAGGCCATGTCGATCAACCCCATCAAACCGAAACGCACGGTTATCTTTATGTCCTTCTACGGCGAAGAAATGGGCCTCCTCGGTTCGCGCACCTTCAGCGACAACCCGCCGATCGACCTGACCAAGATGATCGCCGAGTTACAAATGGACATGGTGGGCCGCAACTCGGTTGGCCCGCAAAACGGCGATCCCAACCGCGTCGATAAAGAGGAGGAAAACCGAGACACTATTCGTCTCGTCGGGTCAAAGCGCATCTCGACCGCCCTGGACAAGATCATTCAGGATCAAAACGAGTCGATCGGCTACCGATTCAAGTACGACGCCGAGGATGTGTACACGCGAAGCGACCACTACAACTTCGCTCGCAAAGGCATCCCCATCGCGTTCTTCTTCACCGGCTTCCACCCCGACTACCACAAGCCGACCGACACGATCGAGAAGATCAATTTCGACAAGATCGCCAACACAGCCAAACTCGTGTACCTGACGATCTTTAAGCTGGGCGACCACGAAGGCATGCTCCCGCACGACGTCGACCAAAGCGGTGGCGGTCTATAA
- the ftsY gene encoding signal recognition particle-docking protein FtsY — translation MFRKLMERVDRMMGRGVIDEEFYEELEEALLQADTNIQVAHEILEELRKAVREEKITDAAGMKARLQKAIGDRFRSLEPVGLSVAEEGPTVYMFVGVNGVGKTTTIAKLGHLLVNKFKVSVLLAAGDTFRAAAIEQLDTWAKRIGTDIVKSQPGADSATVLFDAITAAKARGTQFVLCDTAGRQHSKSNLMAELQKVRKVTNKALGRDPDEVLLVIDANTGQNAIRQAEEFTKIAGVTGLILTKLDGTARGGALIGVYDRLKVPIKFIGIGEKVTDLKDFKPDEFAEGLFDD, via the coding sequence ATGTTTCGCAAATTGATGGAGCGCGTGGACCGGATGATGGGTCGCGGCGTGATTGACGAAGAGTTTTACGAAGAACTCGAAGAAGCGCTCCTCCAGGCGGACACTAATATTCAGGTTGCCCACGAGATTCTCGAAGAGCTTCGAAAAGCCGTTCGCGAAGAGAAAATAACCGATGCGGCTGGCATGAAAGCTCGACTCCAAAAAGCCATCGGCGATCGCTTCCGCTCCCTAGAACCCGTCGGTCTCTCGGTCGCCGAAGAAGGGCCTACGGTCTACATGTTCGTTGGCGTCAACGGCGTCGGTAAAACCACCACTATCGCCAAGCTCGGGCACCTACTCGTCAATAAATTCAAGGTCAGCGTCCTCCTCGCGGCCGGTGACACCTTCCGTGCCGCCGCCATCGAACAGCTCGACACTTGGGCTAAGCGCATCGGAACCGATATCGTCAAATCCCAACCCGGAGCCGACTCTGCTACCGTCCTGTTCGACGCCATCACCGCCGCCAAAGCCCGCGGCACCCAATTCGTCCTTTGCGATACCGCTGGGCGACAGCATTCCAAATCTAACCTCATGGCCGAGCTGCAAAAAGTTCGCAAGGTCACCAACAAGGCTCTCGGACGCGATCCCGACGAAGTGCTATTAGTCATCGATGCTAATACCGGTCAAAATGCCATTCGTCAAGCCGAGGAGTTCACCAAAATCGCTGGAGTAACTGGTTTGATCCTCACCAAACTAGACGGTACCGCCCGCGGCGGCGCCCTCATCGGTGTCTACGACCGCCTCAAAGTCCCGATCAAGTTCATCGGCATAGGCGAAAAAGTCACCGACCTCAAAGACTTCAAACCCGACGAATTCGCCGAAGGTTTGTTCGACGACTAA